The nucleotide sequence AGTCGCAGTTGTAAACGAATGATGGCGGCTTCCCAGCAGTCTGACTCTTCCCAGTATTCCGTAATTGCAGGGACACCCGTATTTAGAATGATCTGAAAGTCAGTAGCGTATTCGTGGGCAATCGAGTCTCGTTCCGCAGCGAGGCACATAGCTTCCCGCAATGTTTCCTTCGGTTCCTGCGAGATATCTGCGGACTCTGTCGTTCCCATTCCTCCAGGATTAGCCAGCCGGATTGCTTCATAAACCGCGCGGGCATCTTCGGCGGAGAGCGCGTGTAAAATGCGGTGGATTCCTTCTGAAATTTTTAATGCAGCAGGAATACGAGTCAGGGGAGCCAGCAATAAAACGATACCCAGATTAGAATTACTGGGGACTGTTTTTTGTGTTTCCCTGATGCAGGCCAGTGCAAGCTCTCCGGTAGGCACTGCGATGGATTGAGTCAGTAGAGGAGCGATCACCGCTGCTGATTTCAGAAAATCGGCATAGCTCAAATCGGGAAAAGAGGCTGCCGGATGCACGTTTCCCGGTTTTCTGGCGGTGGCTTCCATTACGCATGCCAGATAGCACCAATGCTCGAGTTGATGATTATTTTGACTCATGAGGCCCGACTCGATTGATGGTGATCCGCTTTCTGCGTACAACAGTATGTAAAGAGTCTTAAGTATTCTGTTGGAATTCCCCGTCGTGGTTTCATTCTGCAGGATGAATCCGGAGAAATGAAGTCTCTGATCCCCCGATCTTCCCAGGTAACAGGAATTGTTTCATGAGTCCTTCCCTTGAGCGTCAACAACTGCAAACCGTGCATATCGTCCCGCTGACTGCATTTGATCAGCACGATCAGATCAATCTGGATCAGCAGGCAGCGCACACCAGAAAATTATATGAAGCGGGAATGCGAGTCTATTTACCGGGGGCAGGTACCAGTGAGTTTCATAGTCTGTCACCTGAGGAAATAGTCCAACTGGTCAAATTGACCCGTGAAGTGACTGGACCGGAGACATTGATCTTTGCCCCCATTGGTTACCAGGTGAAAGTAGCCCGTCAGACGGCCATTGACTGTCTGAAAGCGGGCGCAACCGGAATCATGTTTATGCCGTTCGCGCATCCTTACATGAGTGACCGGGGGGCGGAAGAATATTACCTGACGGTGATGGATGCTGTTGATTGTCCAACATTGTTCTATAAAAAAGCGGATATTCCCAGTGATGAACTGCTGCTGAAACTGGCCTCTGATTCCCGTTCAGTGGGAGTGAAGTACTCGGTGAATCAGATGCATCAGTTTCGTACGACTGTAAATGCAGACTCACACGGGCTGGAGTGGATTTGCGGGTCGGCTGAACGCTTTGCCCCTTATTATATGCTGGCCGGATCTGGTGGCTTTACGAGTGGCGCAGGCAATGTCTGTCCGCGACTGTCCCTGGCGATGCATGCTGCTTTCCACGTGGGGAATTATGAGGAAGGCATGCGGATTCAGCAACAGATTCTTCCCATTGAAGATTACCGGGCGCGTGCCGGGGACAGCTTCAATATCAGCATGCTGAAATATGCGATTACACTTACAGGGGCCGATTTTGGACCGCCACGGGCACCGCAGCGGACACTGACGGGAGAGCAGGAAGCAGAGATTCGTCAGTTGATGGAACCCATTCTGACGGCCGAGGCAGATCTCGCCTGAAGAT is from Gimesia maris and encodes:
- a CDS encoding dihydrodipicolinate synthase family protein; translated protein: MSPSLERQQLQTVHIVPLTAFDQHDQINLDQQAAHTRKLYEAGMRVYLPGAGTSEFHSLSPEEIVQLVKLTREVTGPETLIFAPIGYQVKVARQTAIDCLKAGATGIMFMPFAHPYMSDRGAEEYYLTVMDAVDCPTLFYKKADIPSDELLLKLASDSRSVGVKYSVNQMHQFRTTVNADSHGLEWICGSAERFAPYYMLAGSGGFTSGAGNVCPRLSLAMHAAFHVGNYEEGMRIQQQILPIEDYRARAGDSFNISMLKYAITLTGADFGPPRAPQRTLTGEQEAEIRQLMEPILTAEADLA
- a CDS encoding triphosphoribosyl-dephospho-CoA synthase codes for the protein MSQNNHQLEHWCYLACVMEATARKPGNVHPAASFPDLSYADFLKSAAVIAPLLTQSIAVPTGELALACIRETQKTVPSNSNLGIVLLLAPLTRIPAALKISEGIHRILHALSAEDARAVYEAIRLANPGGMGTTESADISQEPKETLREAMCLAAERDSIAHEYATDFQIILNTGVPAITEYWEESDCWEAAIIRLQLRLMADFPDTLIARKLGRDQAEEASRRARAVLQSAVRTNHLEEFDSWLRAQGNQRNPGTTADLIVATLFVAMRDGFIPAPAPGTIREKIPPQFHQYLNLKFQHE